A single genomic interval of Salinarchaeum sp. IM2453 harbors:
- a CDS encoding MATE family efflux transporter translates to MTTYSELVVVIGAALERAGVIERHRLRETVDLAWPRIMTGFAIMSKSTVDLAMIGVAIGTSAVAGLAFANAYWNLAKFIGIGFAGGVVALVSQAYGGESTMRARRIVVQGFLIATMLAVPIVAAFAIIPESLIQLFSPDSQEILEFGYLYLLFVAPAVLFEFWNLLASRTYAGIGDTFTPMLIRVTGAIANIIISAVLIFGFDMGVVGAAIGTTTATFLVAVVFLWALGGQPIPTRGVCPVAINREALTIDQNIIRDLLSVSSPLVARRVIETLVAFPLLWIASVFGPTIVAAYEVARRVRAFTDSFSWGFSIAASTLVGQQLGADNEQEAEIYGWSIIRLSALTYVVVAGGVILLSEPIATIFVDEGVELTAQFVIAAAISVVFLGIDGSATGTLRGAGDSRFPFVSSLVGRYGGGLTIAALGLVTPLGATALLIAFVVETMIPAIMNLYRVRTDRWKTISRSYRSALD, encoded by the coding sequence GTGACCACATACAGCGAATTGGTAGTAGTGATTGGAGCAGCACTTGAACGCGCTGGAGTAATTGAACGCCATCGGCTTCGAGAAACTGTTGATCTTGCTTGGCCCCGAATTATGACGGGCTTTGCGATCATGTCAAAGAGTACAGTTGATCTTGCGATGATTGGCGTTGCTATTGGGACTTCAGCAGTTGCTGGATTAGCATTTGCAAATGCGTATTGGAATCTCGCTAAATTTATCGGTATTGGATTTGCTGGTGGAGTGGTTGCCCTTGTTTCACAGGCATACGGAGGCGAATCGACTATGCGAGCAAGACGTATCGTTGTACAGGGATTTTTGATTGCGACCATGCTAGCGGTCCCGATCGTTGCTGCGTTTGCTATCATCCCTGAGTCATTGATTCAACTCTTCTCTCCAGATTCCCAAGAAATCTTGGAGTTTGGTTACTTGTATCTGCTCTTTGTCGCACCAGCCGTTCTTTTTGAGTTCTGGAATTTACTGGCTAGTCGAACCTATGCTGGTATTGGTGATACATTCACGCCGATGCTCATTCGGGTAACTGGAGCGATTGCGAACATCATTATTTCAGCCGTCTTGATTTTTGGATTCGATATGGGTGTTGTTGGAGCTGCTATTGGTACCACAACGGCAACCTTTCTCGTCGCTGTTGTGTTTCTGTGGGCCTTGGGAGGCCAACCGATTCCAACAAGAGGTGTTTGTCCGGTTGCAATCAACCGAGAGGCCTTGACGATTGATCAAAACATTATTCGTGATCTCCTGTCGGTTTCGTCGCCGCTTGTTGCCCGACGAGTCATAGAAACGCTTGTCGCATTTCCGTTGCTCTGGATTGCATCGGTATTTGGTCCGACAATCGTTGCTGCGTATGAGGTTGCCCGGCGGGTTCGTGCATTTACTGATAGCTTTTCATGGGGATTCTCAATTGCAGCCAGTACACTTGTTGGTCAGCAACTTGGTGCCGATAATGAACAAGAGGCAGAAATCTATGGATGGTCAATTATTCGTCTATCAGCTCTAACGTATGTGGTCGTTGCCGGAGGTGTCATCTTACTATCTGAACCAATTGCAACTATATTCGTTGATGAAGGTGTCGAATTAACGGCTCAATTTGTTATTGCCGCTGCAATTAGTGTCGTTTTTCTCGGGATCGATGGATCCGCAACAGGGACGCTCCGTGGAGCTGGCGACAGTCGATTTCCATTTGTTTCATCTCTTGTTGGACGGTACGGAGGTGGATTAACAATTGCTGCACTTGGTCTTGTCACGCCACTCGGGGCAACTGCACTTCTCATTGCTTTTGTTGTAGAAACGATGATCCCAGCGATCATGAATCTCTACCGCGTACGAACAGACCGGTGGAAGACAATCAGCCGCTCTTATCGATCGGCGCTTGATTAG